The Aedes aegypti strain LVP_AGWG chromosome 3, AaegL5.0 Primary Assembly, whole genome shotgun sequence genome contains a region encoding:
- the LOC5564114 gene encoding serine/threonine-protein kinase PITSLRE translates to MSASDNSEDGQLSSPLELSGAEEETTDSLDIKPPQASSASYYTKRKEKKSKHSKEHQRHASTSGREHYSDSRREGYRGHRERERERDRYHKEARMERPRERGHEKERYHSASSSGHHSKESRYEMNPFYGEMRETYQSRKERDREYYEKERDKRKEVEKQDPDKLLEDLRMRLLNKKSKYDSTKQQEDHAQHESEGRKEKSHRHHHRHRERKERSEPELVEIMESPDYEDASKKVTPEVKDKEHDERRAKLLEAERQMARRKEAARDELQTRRLMRREREPSDSADETSKKQQADDDEEMESADEATKKIAKKKKKAKKRADSDRSDREMRSEGEDDDTNSDTSSSSSDSDDSRDATDDEEKPPDSPLSVGDLAKSDRRHRSDSRSRSGSRYRSRSRSTRSRSASGSSRSRSRSPRRRHESSRSISPRSDREDGDKRSKSKDKDEPKSPPMEVEPEEQLPPYFPGIQGCRSVEEFQCLNRIEEGTYGVVYRAKDKRTEEIVALKRLKMEKEKEGFPITSLREINTLLKGQHPNIVTVREIVVGSNMDKIFIVMDYVEHDLKSLMETMKHKKQVFLPGEVKCLTQQLLRAVAHLHDNWILHRDLKTSNLLLSHKGILKVGDFGLAREYGSPLKAYTSIVVTLWYRAPELLLCCKEYSTPIDIWSVGCIFAEFLAMTALFPGKTELDQLNRIFKELGTPNEKIWPGYNQLPAVQKMTFTEYPVSNLRKRFAHQTSELGISLLQGLLTFDPKQRLTAEAGLKHSYFKELPLPIDPAMFPTWPAKSELGLKKALASSPKPPSGGGEFKKLGDDPVADNPGFHLGATYAESRQMAMGPGFSLKF, encoded by the exons ATGAGCGCCAGCGACAACAGTGAAGATGGGCAGCTGAGCAGCCCGTTGGAATTGAG cggTGCCGAAGAGGAAACGACCGATTCCCTGGATATCAAACCCCCGCAGGCGTCGTCGGCCAGTTATTACACGAAACGAAAGGAGAAGAAATCGAAACATTCCAAGGAACATCAGCGCCATGCGAGCACTTCCGGAAGGGAGCACTATTCCGATTCGAGGCGGGAAGGCTATCGCGGCCACCGGGAGCGGGAAAGGGAAAGGGATCGCTACCACAAGGAAGCCAGAATGGAGCGGCCGAGAGAACGGGGTCACGAAAAAGAACGGTACCATTCGGCTTCTTCTTCGGGGCACCATTCGAAGGAAAGCCGGTACGAGATGAATCCATTCTATGGAGAAATGAGGGAAACCTATCAGAGCAGAAAGGAGAGGGATCGGGAGTATTATGAGAAGGAGCGCGACAAGCGGAAGGAAGTGGAGAAACAAGATCCGGACAAATTACTGGAGGATTTGAGAATGAGGCTGCTCAATAAGAAGAGCAAGTACGATTCCACAAAGCAGCAGGAGGATCATGCTCAGCATGAAAGCGAAGGTAGAAAGGAAAAAAGTCACCGCCATCATCATCGACACAGGGAGAGGAAGGAACGCTCCGAACCTGAATTGGTTGAAATCATGGAAAGCCCAGATTACGAAGATGCATCGAAGAAGGTTACACCGGAAGTGAAAGACAAAGAACATGACGAGAGAAGAGCTAAACTTTTAGAAGCCGAACGGCAGATGGCCCGCCGTAAGGAAGCAGCTAGAGATGAGCTTCAAACCAGACGTCTGATGAGACGAGAACGTGAACCTTCCGACTCCGCGGACGAAACCTCAAAGAAACAACAAGCCGACGACGATGAAGAGATGGAAAGTGCAGACGAAGCAACGAAGAAAAtcgcaaagaagaagaagaaagctaAGAAACGCGCAGATTCCGACCGGTCAGACAGGGAAATGCGTTCCGAGGGCGAGGACGACGACACCAATTCGGACACTTCGTCTTCGAGCAGCGATAGCGATGATTCCCGTGATGCAACCGACGACGAAGAGAAACCGCCAGATAGTCCTCTGTCAGTGGGCGATTTGGCCAAGTCGGATAGAAGACACAGAAGTGATTCGCGCTCACGGTCCGGATCAAGGTATCGTTCGAGATCACGATCAACACGATCTAGGTCTGCCTCCGGCTCCAGTAGAAGCCGATCCCGAAGCCCCCGTCGTCGTCACGAAAGCAGCAGAAGCATTTCACCTCGATCCGATCGCGAAGACGGGGACAAGCGGTCAAAATCGAAAGACAAGGATGAACCCAAATCGCCACCAATGGAAGTGGAACCGGAGGAACAGCTTCCTCCTTATTTCCCCGGGATTCAAGGTTGTCGCTCTGTAGAAGAATTCCAATGTTTGAACCGCATAGAGGAAGGTACATACGGAGTTGTTTATCGGGCCAAGGACAAACGCACTGAAGAGATTGTCGCTTTGAAGCGACTCAAGATGGAGAAGGAAAAGGAAGGCTTTCCGATCACTTCTTTGCGAGAGATAAATACTCTCCTCAAAGGACAGCACCCGAACATCGTGACTGTGCGGGAAATCGTTGTGGGAAGTAATATGGACAAAATCTTCATTGTAATGGACTACGTCGAGCACGATTTGAAATCGCTGATGGAAACTATGAAACACAAGAAGCAAGTGTTCCTACCAGGGGAAGTCAAATGTCTTACTCAGCAGTTACTTCGTGCTGTGGCCCATCTGCACGATAATTGGATCTTGCATCGTGATTTGAAAACATCGAATCTTCTACTTTCACACAAGGGGATCCTCAAAGTTGGAGATTTCGGTCTAGCTCGAGAGTATGGATCTCCCTTGAAGGCGTACACTTCGATTGTGGTGACTTTGTGGTATCGTGCACCAGAACTGCTTCTATGCTGTAAAGAATATTCCACTCCGATCGACATTTGGTCCGTTGGGTGCATTTTCGCCGAGTTCCTTGCAATGACCGCCCTGTTCCCAGGCAAAACCGAACTGGATCAACTGAAtcgaattttcaaagaattaggTACGCCTAACGAGAAAATCTGGCCTGGATACAATCAACTCCCAGCTGTACAGAAGATGACGTTCACCGAGTATCCCGTATCGAACTTGCGCAAACGCTTCGCACACCAAACTAGCGAGTTGGGCATCTCTCTACTCCAGGGACTGCTAACCTTCGACCCGAAGCAGCGTTTGACAGCGGAAGCCGGCCTCAAGCACAGCTACTTCAAGGAACTGCCCCTTCCCATCGACCCGGCAATGTTCCCCACGTGGCCGGCCAAGAGTGAGCTGGGGCTGAAAAAGGCACTCGCTTCCAGCCCGAAACCTCCGAGCGGCGGAGGAGAATTCAAGAAATTG
- the LOC5564115 gene encoding uncharacterized protein LOC5564115 — translation MLNLHRNRIFTRSLFTGARRLNHDEPQNTQLASIKNKIEKDKKKLQWRTPYSDRPDSFQSSFKLFAPTNRNSELVELMQQPVDLSPSAIKKWWQSRKDGTEAFMQKFIPERHSTLGEDLASAHFVVHRGGSVRFRGQKEWIKMDEEENYNLPQHFIPNLVLEEINCDNMNLFYEGLENIRRLRYLKHLSFENVAKFDDWCLDRISGNSFPSLEVLNLRRTAITDRGLHCLYRLPSLKVVLVDDPEKNIMWKMMVSLLEEWNPQMSVRAS, via the exons ATGTTAAATTTGCATCGAAATCGAATTTTCACCCGTTCACTCTTTACCGGTGCCCGTCGGTTAAATCACGATGAGCCGCAAAACACGCAGTTGGCCagtatcaaaaacaaaatcgaaaAGGACAAAAAGAAGCTCCAGTGGCGAACTCCATACAGTGATCGCCCGGATTCCTTTCAGAGCAGCTTCAAACTGTTCGCCCCCACTAATCGGAACTCGGAACTGGTTGAATTGATGCAACAGCCGGTCGATCTGTCGCCTTCcgcaatcaaaaagtggtggcAATCCCGGAAGGACGGAACCGAAGCGTTCATGCAAAAGTTCATCCCGGAACGGCATAGCACTTTGGGAGAGGATTTGGCGTCTGCACATTTTGTAGTGCACCGAGGAGGATCTGTTAG ATTCCGCGGACAAAAAGAGTGGATCAAGATGGACGAAGAGGAGAACTACAACCTGCCACAGCACTTCATACCGAACCTGGTGCTGGAGGAGATCAATTGTGACAACATGAATCTGTTCTACGAAGGCTTAGAAAACATTCGACGTTTGCGCTATCTGAAACATCTGTCCTTCGAGAACGTAGCCAAATTCGACGATTGGTGTTTGGACAGAATATCAGGTAATTCATTTCCCTCGCTAGAGGTGTTGAACCTTCGCCGGACGGCCATTACCGACCGAGGTCTGCACTGTCTCTACCGGTTACCGAGTTTGAAAGTCGTACTCGTGGATGATCCCGAAAAGAACATCATGTGGAAAATGATGGTCTCTCTGCTTGAAGAATGGAATCCACAGATGTCGGTAAGAGCATCTTAG